The Fictibacillus phosphorivorans genomic sequence AGACATTCTAGAAAAAATTCATTTGAAATTTAACGGCTATATTACGAAGCAGCAGATGCAAGCACTTAAACAACTGAATCATAACGATTCTGTATTTGATAATTTGCTAAACCATGTGAAATTACAGGAGTATCAAGTAAAACTTCTAAAGGCTAGTAAAGAGACGTTTAAAGAAATGAAGGAGATGAAGCCTCTTCAAGCTATTCGGGTGATCAGAGATCGTCTAGGCTACGATAAAGCCATAGAAAAGATCAGTAAGAGCTTAGGGTTTCGAATGGATTATTTAGTGGGCATCTTAAATACACTCGAAGAAATTGCAACAGATCTTGAAAGCCTTGAGGAGTTTGCTAAACGATTAAAGCATCTTGAAGTCGTTTTGAAAACAGCAAAAAAAAAGAAGGGGCACGACGCAATTACACTTTCTACCTTTCATAGTGCGAAAGGGCTCGAATTTAACAAGGTGTTTATGATTGATGTAGTGGATGGAATCATACCTTCAAGTGAAGATCGATCGGACCACCTACTGTTAGAAGAAGCAGCTCGTTTATTTTATGTAGGAATGACGCGTGCCAAGAAACAATTAACCCTAGTGACGTATCCTTATCGAGATGGGAAAAAAGTAGAAGAGTCTGTGTTTGTTTCTGATGTAAAAAATATATTAGATCCCACAAGAATAATGAAATCTGAACCAGTAAAAAAGAATGTTAAAAAGATAAATGGAGTTCCATACAATCCGTATAGCATCAAAAAGAAAGAAGAATTATATGTTGGTCTAGCCGTTACTCATCGTGTGTTTGGAACAGGAGAAATAACTGAAATCAGCGGAGAATTTATTACTTTTAAATTTCAGTCTAAAGAAAAAAAATTATCAATCAGCGCATGTTTAGAAATGGGACTATTAGAGCCGTTGATTCACACTTAATAAACATTTTTTTATCTAATCTTACATTATAGCAGGACTTACTACCTTATTATTATTTAATATTTTACAATTTTCTGATAAATAAGAAGGATTTATTCTTATCTCTTCCGAATAATACATTCTAGTAGAAGTGAATACCTGTTCATTTTTACAGAATGTATTTATTTTTGGGGAGAACGGGGGTAAAGGGATGAACGCTTTTCGTTTGTTTATGGCAGAAATGGCGAAGTTGGCAGGTAAAAAGGGCTTGCTGATCTCAGTCATTGCCGCATTGCTCGTACCAGTCGTTTATGGTGGTATACTTCTATCACCAAAATGGGGACCGTACGACAACTTGTCGAACTTGCCTGTTGCGGTAGTCAACAAGGACAAGGGTGCGTTATCGGACGATGAGCCGATCAATGTAGGGAAGGATTTAGTCGCAGACTTAAAGAAAGGAAAAGATCTCGGTTGGGAATTTGTAAGTGCTGAGGAAGCCAAAGAAGGCCTCGATAGTCTGAAATATTACATGGTTATCGAGATTCCTGAGGATTTTTCACAAAGAGTAACAACGGTTTTAAGTGATAATCCTGAGAAGCTTCAACTTACGTATATTCAAAACGAAGGATTAAACTTCATGGCAGCACAAGTGACAAGAAGTGCCACCGAAAAGTTAAGAGAAAAACTTGGTGATAAAATTACAGAGAAGTATGCAAACAACATGTTTGCTAGTCTCGGCGATGTATCGGAAGGTTTTCAATCAGCTGCAGATGGATCTGCAAAACTAAATACGGGAATGACAGATCTTCGTGATGGAACAAACACACTTTTGGAATCGCTTACAAATAAAGCGGCTGATATTTCAAAGCTTGCGAGTGGTGCAAAAGAACTTAAAAATGGTGTAGGACAAATGGCAAACTCTTTGTCAGCCAAACAGCCAGATATTAGCAAACTGGCAAATGGATCATCCCAACTAAGTGCTGGAACGAAAGAATTACTCTCATCTCTTCAATCTAAGTCGGGTGACATCTCAAAGCTCGCGGCAGGATCAGCTGCAGCTAATGAAGGAACAGGACTTTTATTACAAAATTTAAAAGATAAACAATCAGGGGTAAAAGACCTTGCAGCGGGTGCGAAACAACTTGGTGACAGCATACCGCAACTAAAAGTAGGAACAACTGGAATCTTAACAGGACTAAAAGGTGTTCAAAGTGCGATCAAGAACGAAATCGCTCCTGGGACACAACAAATCTCACAAGGTGTTGCTCAAGTTGCCGATGAATCTGCAAACCTAGGTAAGGGGCTGCAAGTGTTATCAAGTGATCTAAAGGCATATTTAGAGCAACACCCTGAACTATCCAAGGATCCTGCTTTTATGAAGATTTATGGTACGAGCCAAGCTATCACGACAGCTGCAACTGATCCTGCAAAAGCTCAAAAGCTCCAGGCACTAAGTCAAGGAGCTGCAAAAATCGCAGGAGCTTTCACGGCAAATGCCGAACCTAATCCTAAATCTGTTGCTGATGGGGTAAATCAGCTTGTAGCGGGCCAAACGTCAGTGGATAACGGAGTTGCGACATTAAGCCAAAAGGTGCCACTGCTCCAACAAGGGACGGAATCGATTGAGAGTGGCTGGAACACGATGGTAGGTAAGGTAGGAGAGCTGCATGCAGGAACATCTCAGATTGCTGCAGGAAACCAATCGGTGAACACGGGTTGGACATCTTTGACTAAAGGCGCATCCCAACTTAATGACGGTGCAAACCAAGTATCAGCAGGTAACTCTTCTGTTGAAAAAGGATGGCGTGACCTAACTTCAGGCGCAACAAAGATTAACGATGGTATGTCACAGGTGAGTGATGGAAACGCAACAGTTGCAAAAGGCTGGGGTGACTTAACGGAAGGTGTAACAAAATTAAATGATGGTGCAGGGAAATTAAATGATGGAAGTAACGAGTTATCATCAGGTCTAAAAGATGGTGCAGAGAAAACAGGTGCGATTAAGGCGGCTAATGATAAGAACTTAAGCATGTTTTCTTCGCCTGTTGAGTTAAAGAGTGAAACGGTAAATAAATATCCACTCTATCGTGATTCAACAGCTCCTTATGTTCTTTCATTAGCGCTATTCGTTGGAATCTTAATCATGTCGATGTTCATTAACTTTAGAAAGCCAGAAGAAGTTTCAGCGTTCTCTTGGTTTGGTGCTAAATTCATGAACCTAGGTGCTCTGGCTGTAGTACAGGCATTACTTCTTTCGACAGTTGTTCTACTTATCTTAAATGTAAAAACTGAAAATCCACTAGGTTTTATAGCCTTTGCGGTTTTTGTTAGTTTGGTATTCACAGGAATTGTCTTATTGTTCGCGTCGTTAGGAAACATCGGACGATTCATCGCGTTCGCTTTAGTGATTCTACAGCTTTCTACGACAGGTGCAAATCTGCCGATTGATATGCTGCCTGAGAATTTGCGTGCACTAAGTGAGTTCTTGCCGTTCACATATTCCATCGCTGGATTTAAGGCATTGATCTCATTGGGTAGTACGAGCTCTGCATTCTCCAATATGGGAATATTGTTCATCTATCTAATAAGTTTTAGTTTATTGTCGATCGCAGTCTATCTGTTTACAAAGCCAAAAAGCGAACCGAAAAATCTAGATTTAGCGAGCTGATCATAATTTAATCGTTACAATAAAGAGTTCCTGGCAACTTAAGCTGGGAACTTTTTTTGAATCTTCTTCTTGTACACTGAATATGTAGGTGTAAAGGAGGTTATTTCTCTGATGTATAGAGACCGGCGTGCTACAGTATGTCTGATTTTAATGACCGTCTCCTTCGTTTCGATCCTCTTCATTTCTGCTGATATTTTTCACTATATGCATATGATTAATGGTCTGTTGATCAGGCTTTTCCAATCGGTACGCTTGTTATTTGTCATGGTAATTCTTTTTCTCTTTTCTATCCTTGTATTATTTCGATATTTATAGATGAGCTCGATACCCCTTTTTTAAAGGGGTTTTTATTTTGTTAAAAAAAGCATAATGTTTTATCAGGAAAATAAAATAGTTCAAAAGCCATACATATCTCATCATGAGGAGGAGATTTAATGAAATGGGAATTATCCGTTGTTAAGAAGAAGTGGGTTTATTTAAGCATAATAGGACTTGTTTTAGCAGCGGTTATCGCTTTTTCAGCACATGCAATAGGTTACAACAAAGCTTCTGTTCTTCTCAAAGATAAAAAAGTTGTAGTAAGGGAAATTGATGGTGAGATTAAAGAATGGCAAAAAGAGTTAGAAACTATAGAAGAAAACGTTGAAGTAATGGAGGAAGAAAAAAGTAACAAACAAGCAGAATTGGATGCACTTCAAATACAGGTTGATGAAGCTTCAGAATTGATCAGCCAAAAAGCAACGATTCAAAAAGAGCTGGATGAATTAGGCATACAAGTAAAAGGAAAGAAAGATGAATTAAAAAAACTTAGCGGTGAGATCACCAATAAACAAGGTGAGCTTAATACTTTAAATAAAGGCATTCTAGTTAAAAAGAAAGAGCCACGAACTTTAGTTGCAGGCGTTTTTATAGCAGGTAAAGATATAGCGCCAGGGAGGTATAAAGTAGAGCCGGTGAACGGATTTGGAAATTACTTTGTGAATGGGGGCAGTAAAGTCAATATCATCTTAGGCAGAGGAGATGACCTGTTCCTTCCTGAATATGTGTTTGAATTGGATGAAGGAGACGAGATTGAAGCAACATTGTCTGTGAAATATACGTTAGTAGAGTAATAAAGAAGTTAGGCAGATGAATTTTTTAAAGGAAGTTTAAAAGAACTTGTCATAAATGTCCTACTTGCTGCTTATATATAGAACAAGTTAGTTGTAGGTTTTAATGCAGGGCTTCGTTGATCCAATGAAGCCCTGCATTTTTTTGTATTTTGATGATGCGAGCAAGGAATACGGCGAGTTTTAGGAATAATACGGCGAGTTTCTCCATTAATACGGCGAGTTTTCATCGTATATCGGCGAGTCGACAAATTACAACACGAAAGGACTGTATCTAAAAGCGCCAAAAAAACTTAGCTCTCATCGTAAGCTAGCAGCTAAATCACCTGAATCTCAGCACTCCCACCATTCACTTGAGTGAACATCTTGGCCATCGATTCCAACAGCTCATGAGCCTCACTCTTATCCATAGAGGGCTGCAGATACACGATATGCAGTGCATTCTTAACACTCTCATCCACCATCGTGCGCTTAGAGTCAACGATTGGGCTGCCAAAGGCACCAACCTCGTCTCTAGACAGCAATTTGCCTTCCATATTCATTTCACGTCCGTTTAATCCTTCATATGTATCTTCAGCGCTACCAAGATCAATCTCAACATCACCTTCAATCCCATCAAGATTATAAAGACCGATCGGAATAGCAAATCGAATAGAGAAGAAGTTGTTTACATCGACGCCTGAATTGATCGCAGATAGGTCCTTGCCGCTTAACACCCGTCGCAACAATGCTTCTGAAGCGGGACGATATCTGGAAGGATCCATTCCAAGAGACTTGAACACTTTTCGATATTCAGCAACACCAGGATAATCGGCAGCATTTTTTTCTTCAAGTCGCAAGGATTCTGTAAATAGCTGGAACCTGCCTTTAATCATTTGCGGTGATTCGCTAATCGCGATATCATGGTATGTAATTGTGCCTATTTTAAAGTTCGGGACAAGTTCATTTAGTTTAGGATTAATTGTGATCATCATGTAACCCCGTTTCTTATTTAAGTAATAGTAGTTTATCATAATTGTAGAAAATAAATGTAAAGGAGGGATATGCGTGACAAGTGCCCAGTTGAAGGAAGAGATTGTTGCATATAGTAAAGAAATCGGAATCGACAAAATTGGTTTTGCACATGCTGATGTATTTGCCGAGCTCAAAAAACGTCTCCGATTACAACAAGACCTTAACTATCAATCAGGATTCGAAGAAAGTGATATAGAAAAGCGTACAGAGCCTGAGCGGCTTCTGTCTGGTGCTTCAAGTATCATATCGATCGCTCTTGCATATCCCTCCAAGATGAAAGATGCTCCAAAAAGTGTTCGTGGAGAGCGCAGAGGAATTTTTTGCAGAGCATCATGGGGTAAAGACTACCACCATATATTAAGAGAAAAGCTCTCATTACTGGAAGCTTTTATTATAGAAAAAGTTCCAGGTGCCGCTGTGAAATCAATGGTAGACACTGGTGAACTATCGGATCGGGCTGTCGCTGAGAGAGCAGGGATCGGATGGAGTGCGAAGAACTGTGCGATCATGTCACCTGAGTTTGGTTCTTATATGTATCTCGGCGAAATGATTACAAACATTGCATTTCCTGCAGACACACCAATGGAAGATCAGTGCGGTTCGTGCAACAAATGTGTCGATGCATGTCCGACAAACGCTCTTGTACAAGGAGGACAGCTTGATTCTTCAAAGTGTATCGCCTTTTTAACGCAAACGAAAGGATTTCTGCCTGATCAGTATAGAGATAAACTCGGTAACCGTTTATATGGGTGTGATACGTGTCAGACCGTATGCCCTGAAAATAAGGGGAAAGATTTT encodes the following:
- the queG gene encoding tRNA epoxyqueuosine(34) reductase QueG; amino-acid sequence: MTSAQLKEEIVAYSKEIGIDKIGFAHADVFAELKKRLRLQQDLNYQSGFEESDIEKRTEPERLLSGASSIISIALAYPSKMKDAPKSVRGERRGIFCRASWGKDYHHILREKLSLLEAFIIEKVPGAAVKSMVDTGELSDRAVAERAGIGWSAKNCAIMSPEFGSYMYLGEMITNIAFPADTPMEDQCGSCNKCVDACPTNALVQGGQLDSSKCIAFLTQTKGFLPDQYRDKLGNRLYGCDTCQTVCPENKGKDFHHHLEMEPDPEIVKPLLKPLLSISNREFKEKFGYISGSWRGKKPIQRNAIIALAHFKDETAIPDLLMLLHHDPRPVIRGTAAWAIGKIGGENAELELLSAKENEKDDLVTLEIEKGLKMVRNQEIS
- a CDS encoding B3/4 domain-containing protein, producing MMITINPKLNELVPNFKIGTITYHDIAISESPQMIKGRFQLFTESLRLEEKNAADYPGVAEYRKVFKSLGMDPSRYRPASEALLRRVLSGKDLSAINSGVDVNNFFSIRFAIPIGLYNLDGIEGDVEIDLGSAEDTYEGLNGREMNMEGKLLSRDEVGAFGSPIVDSKRTMVDESVKNALHIVYLQPSMDKSEAHELLESMAKMFTQVNGGSAEIQVI
- a CDS encoding YhgE/Pip family protein, yielding MNAFRLFMAEMAKLAGKKGLLISVIAALLVPVVYGGILLSPKWGPYDNLSNLPVAVVNKDKGALSDDEPINVGKDLVADLKKGKDLGWEFVSAEEAKEGLDSLKYYMVIEIPEDFSQRVTTVLSDNPEKLQLTYIQNEGLNFMAAQVTRSATEKLREKLGDKITEKYANNMFASLGDVSEGFQSAADGSAKLNTGMTDLRDGTNTLLESLTNKAADISKLASGAKELKNGVGQMANSLSAKQPDISKLANGSSQLSAGTKELLSSLQSKSGDISKLAAGSAAANEGTGLLLQNLKDKQSGVKDLAAGAKQLGDSIPQLKVGTTGILTGLKGVQSAIKNEIAPGTQQISQGVAQVADESANLGKGLQVLSSDLKAYLEQHPELSKDPAFMKIYGTSQAITTAATDPAKAQKLQALSQGAAKIAGAFTANAEPNPKSVADGVNQLVAGQTSVDNGVATLSQKVPLLQQGTESIESGWNTMVGKVGELHAGTSQIAAGNQSVNTGWTSLTKGASQLNDGANQVSAGNSSVEKGWRDLTSGATKINDGMSQVSDGNATVAKGWGDLTEGVTKLNDGAGKLNDGSNELSSGLKDGAEKTGAIKAANDKNLSMFSSPVELKSETVNKYPLYRDSTAPYVLSLALFVGILIMSMFINFRKPEEVSAFSWFGAKFMNLGALAVVQALLLSTVVLLILNVKTENPLGFIAFAVFVSLVFTGIVLLFASLGNIGRFIAFALVILQLSTTGANLPIDMLPENLRALSEFLPFTYSIAGFKALISLGSTSSAFSNMGILFIYLISFSLLSIAVYLFTKPKSEPKNLDLAS